One genomic window of Globicephala melas chromosome 8, mGloMel1.2, whole genome shotgun sequence includes the following:
- the SLC37A4 gene encoding glucose-6-phosphate exchanger SLC37A4 isoform X1 yields the protein MAARGYGYYRTVIFSAMFGGYSLYYFNRKTFSFVMPSLVEEVPLDKDDLGLITSSQSAAYAISKFVSGVLSDQMSARWLFSSGLLLVGLVNVVFSWSSAVPVFAALWFLNGLAQGLGWPPCGKVLRKWFEPSQFGTWWAVLSTSMNLAGGLGPILATILAQSYSWRSTLALSGALCVVVSFLCLLLIHNEPADVGLRNLDPTPSKGKKGSLKEESTLQQLLLTPYLWVLSTGYLVVFGVKTCCTDWGQFFLIQERGQSALVGSSYMSALEVGGLVGSIAAGYLSDRAMAKARLSMYGSPRHGLLLFMMAGMTVSMYLFRVTVTSDSPKDVAFWTPALHPLAELTGFTEHELWILVLGAVFGFSSYGPIALFGVIANESAPPNLCGTSHAIVGLMANVGGFLAGLPFSTIAKHYSWSTAFWVAEVICAASTGAFFLLRNIRTKMGRVPKKAE from the exons ATGGCGGCCCGAGGCTACGGCTATTACCGCACTGTGATCTTCTCGGCCATGTTTGGAGGCTACAGCCTGTACTACTTCAACCGCAAGACCTTCTCTTTTGTCATGCCGTCGCTGGTGGAGGAGGTCCCTCTGGACAAGGATGACTTGG GGCTCATCACCAGCAGCCAGTCGGCAGCCTACGCCATCAGCAAGTTTGTGAGCGGGGTGCTGTCTGACCAGATGAGTGCTCGTTGGCTCTTTTCTTCCGGGCTTCTCCTGGTTGGCCTGGTCAACGTAGTCTTTTCCTGGAGCTCCGCAGTACCCGTCTTTGCTGCTCTCTGGTTCCTCAATGGCCTGGCACAGGGGCTGGGCTGGCCCCCATGTGGCAAGGTCCTGCGGAAG TGGTTTGAGCCATCTCAATTTGGCACTTGGTGGGCCGTCCTATCAACAAGCATGAACCTGGCTGGAGGGCTGGGCCCCATCCTGGCAACCATCCTCGCCCAGAGCTATAGCTGGCGCAGCACGCTGGCCCTGTCTGGGGCACTGTGTGTGGTTGtctccttcctctgtctcctgcTCATCCACAATGAACCTGCTGATGTTGGACTCCGCAACCTGGACCCCACCCCCTCCAAGGGCAAGAAGG gctcccTGAAGGAGGAGAGTACCTTACAGCAGCTGCTGCTGACCCCCTACCTGTGGGTGCTCTCCACTGGCTACCTTGTGGTGTTTGGAGTAAAGACGTGCTGTACTGACTGGGGCCAGTTCTTCCTTATCCAGGAGAGAGGACAGTCAGCCCTCGTGG GCAGCTCCTACATGAGTGCCCTGGAGGTTGGGGGCCTTGTAGGCAGCATCGCAGCTGGCTACCTGTCAGACCGGGCCATGGCCAAG GCGCGGCTGTCCATGTACGGGAGCCCCCGCCATGGCTTGCTGCTGTTCATGATGGCTGGCATGACAGTGTCCATGTACCTCTTCCGGGTAACTGTGACCAGTGACTCCCCCAAG GATGTTGCTTTCTGGACTCCGGCTCTTCACCCTCTCGCTGAGCTCACAGGCTTTACAGAGCATGAG CTCTGGATCCTGGTGTTGGGAGCTGTGTTTGGTTTCTCCTCTTATGGTCCCATTGCCTTGTTCGGAGTTATAGCCAATGAGAGTGCCCCTCCCAACTTGTGTGGCACCTCCCATGCCATTGTGGGACTCATGGCCAATG TGGGCGGCTTTCTGGCTGGGTTGCCCTTCAGCACCATTGCGAAGCATTACAGCTGGAGCACAGCGTTCTGGGTGGCTGAAGTGATCTGTGCAGCCAGCACAGGTGCCTTCTTCCTTCTACGAAACATCCGCACCAAGATGGGCCGAGTGCCCAAGAAGGCTGAGTGA
- the SLC37A4 gene encoding glucose-6-phosphate exchanger SLC37A4 isoform X3 — translation MTWVSCSLLPSPAGLITSSQSAAYAISKFVSGVLSDQMSARWLFSSGLLLVGLVNVVFSWSSAVPVFAALWFLNGLAQGLGWPPCGKVLRKWFEPSQFGTWWAVLSTSMNLAGGLGPILATILAQSYSWRSTLALSGALCVVVSFLCLLLIHNEPADVGLRNLDPTPSKGKKGSLKEESTLQQLLLTPYLWVLSTGYLVVFGVKTCCTDWGQFFLIQERGQSALVGSSYMSALEVGGLVGSIAAGYLSDRAMAKARLSMYGSPRHGLLLFMMAGMTVSMYLFRVTVTSDSPKDVAFWTPALHPLAELTGFTEHELWILVLGAVFGFSSYGPIALFGVIANESAPPNLCGTSHAIVGLMANVGGFLAGLPFSTIAKHYSWSTAFWVAEVICAASTGAFFLLRNIRTKMGRVPKKAE, via the exons ATGACTTGG GTGTcctgctccctgctcccctcccctgcagGGCTCATCACCAGCAGCCAGTCGGCAGCCTACGCCATCAGCAAGTTTGTGAGCGGGGTGCTGTCTGACCAGATGAGTGCTCGTTGGCTCTTTTCTTCCGGGCTTCTCCTGGTTGGCCTGGTCAACGTAGTCTTTTCCTGGAGCTCCGCAGTACCCGTCTTTGCTGCTCTCTGGTTCCTCAATGGCCTGGCACAGGGGCTGGGCTGGCCCCCATGTGGCAAGGTCCTGCGGAAG TGGTTTGAGCCATCTCAATTTGGCACTTGGTGGGCCGTCCTATCAACAAGCATGAACCTGGCTGGAGGGCTGGGCCCCATCCTGGCAACCATCCTCGCCCAGAGCTATAGCTGGCGCAGCACGCTGGCCCTGTCTGGGGCACTGTGTGTGGTTGtctccttcctctgtctcctgcTCATCCACAATGAACCTGCTGATGTTGGACTCCGCAACCTGGACCCCACCCCCTCCAAGGGCAAGAAGG gctcccTGAAGGAGGAGAGTACCTTACAGCAGCTGCTGCTGACCCCCTACCTGTGGGTGCTCTCCACTGGCTACCTTGTGGTGTTTGGAGTAAAGACGTGCTGTACTGACTGGGGCCAGTTCTTCCTTATCCAGGAGAGAGGACAGTCAGCCCTCGTGG GCAGCTCCTACATGAGTGCCCTGGAGGTTGGGGGCCTTGTAGGCAGCATCGCAGCTGGCTACCTGTCAGACCGGGCCATGGCCAAG GCGCGGCTGTCCATGTACGGGAGCCCCCGCCATGGCTTGCTGCTGTTCATGATGGCTGGCATGACAGTGTCCATGTACCTCTTCCGGGTAACTGTGACCAGTGACTCCCCCAAG GATGTTGCTTTCTGGACTCCGGCTCTTCACCCTCTCGCTGAGCTCACAGGCTTTACAGAGCATGAG CTCTGGATCCTGGTGTTGGGAGCTGTGTTTGGTTTCTCCTCTTATGGTCCCATTGCCTTGTTCGGAGTTATAGCCAATGAGAGTGCCCCTCCCAACTTGTGTGGCACCTCCCATGCCATTGTGGGACTCATGGCCAATG TGGGCGGCTTTCTGGCTGGGTTGCCCTTCAGCACCATTGCGAAGCATTACAGCTGGAGCACAGCGTTCTGGGTGGCTGAAGTGATCTGTGCAGCCAGCACAGGTGCCTTCTTCCTTCTACGAAACATCCGCACCAAGATGGGCCGAGTGCCCAAGAAGGCTGAGTGA
- the SLC37A4 gene encoding glucose-6-phosphate exchanger SLC37A4 isoform X4, producing MAARGYGYYRTVIFSAMFGGYSLYYFNRKTFSFVMPSLVEEVPLDKDDLGLITSSQSAAYAISKFVSGVLSDQMSARWLFSSGLLLVGLVNVVFSWSSAVPVFAALWFLNGLAQGLGWPPCGKVLRKWFEPSQFGTWWAVLSTSMNLAGGLGPILATILAQSYSWRSTLALSGALCVVVSFLCLLLIHNEPADVGLRNLDPTPSKGKKGSSYMSALEVGGLVGSIAAGYLSDRAMAKARLSMYGSPRHGLLLFMMAGMTVSMYLFRVTVTSDSPKDVAFWTPALHPLAELTGFTEHELWILVLGAVFGFSSYGPIALFGVIANESAPPNLCGTSHAIVGLMANVGGFLAGLPFSTIAKHYSWSTAFWVAEVICAASTGAFFLLRNIRTKMGRVPKKAE from the exons ATGGCGGCCCGAGGCTACGGCTATTACCGCACTGTGATCTTCTCGGCCATGTTTGGAGGCTACAGCCTGTACTACTTCAACCGCAAGACCTTCTCTTTTGTCATGCCGTCGCTGGTGGAGGAGGTCCCTCTGGACAAGGATGACTTGG GGCTCATCACCAGCAGCCAGTCGGCAGCCTACGCCATCAGCAAGTTTGTGAGCGGGGTGCTGTCTGACCAGATGAGTGCTCGTTGGCTCTTTTCTTCCGGGCTTCTCCTGGTTGGCCTGGTCAACGTAGTCTTTTCCTGGAGCTCCGCAGTACCCGTCTTTGCTGCTCTCTGGTTCCTCAATGGCCTGGCACAGGGGCTGGGCTGGCCCCCATGTGGCAAGGTCCTGCGGAAG TGGTTTGAGCCATCTCAATTTGGCACTTGGTGGGCCGTCCTATCAACAAGCATGAACCTGGCTGGAGGGCTGGGCCCCATCCTGGCAACCATCCTCGCCCAGAGCTATAGCTGGCGCAGCACGCTGGCCCTGTCTGGGGCACTGTGTGTGGTTGtctccttcctctgtctcctgcTCATCCACAATGAACCTGCTGATGTTGGACTCCGCAACCTGGACCCCACCCCCTCCAAGGGCAAGAAGG GCAGCTCCTACATGAGTGCCCTGGAGGTTGGGGGCCTTGTAGGCAGCATCGCAGCTGGCTACCTGTCAGACCGGGCCATGGCCAAG GCGCGGCTGTCCATGTACGGGAGCCCCCGCCATGGCTTGCTGCTGTTCATGATGGCTGGCATGACAGTGTCCATGTACCTCTTCCGGGTAACTGTGACCAGTGACTCCCCCAAG GATGTTGCTTTCTGGACTCCGGCTCTTCACCCTCTCGCTGAGCTCACAGGCTTTACAGAGCATGAG CTCTGGATCCTGGTGTTGGGAGCTGTGTTTGGTTTCTCCTCTTATGGTCCCATTGCCTTGTTCGGAGTTATAGCCAATGAGAGTGCCCCTCCCAACTTGTGTGGCACCTCCCATGCCATTGTGGGACTCATGGCCAATG TGGGCGGCTTTCTGGCTGGGTTGCCCTTCAGCACCATTGCGAAGCATTACAGCTGGAGCACAGCGTTCTGGGTGGCTGAAGTGATCTGTGCAGCCAGCACAGGTGCCTTCTTCCTTCTACGAAACATCCGCACCAAGATGGGCCGAGTGCCCAAGAAGGCTGAGTGA
- the SLC37A4 gene encoding glucose-6-phosphate exchanger SLC37A4 isoform X2, producing MAARGYGYYRTVIFSAMFGGYSLYYFNRKTFSFVMPSLVEEVPLDKDDLGLITSSQSAAYAISKFVSGVLSDQMSARWLFSSGLLLVGLVNVVFSWSSAVPVFAALWFLNGLAQGLGWPPCGKVLRKWFEPSQFGTWWAVLSTSMNLAGGLGPILATILAQSYSWRSTLALSGALCVVVSFLCLLLIHNEPADVGLRNLDPTPSKGKKGSLKEESTLQQLLLTPYLWVLSTGYLVVFGVKTCCTDWGQFFLIQERGQSALVGSSYMSALEVGGLVGSIAAGYLSDRAMAKARLSMYGSPRHGLLLFMMAGMTVSMYLFRVTVTSDSPKLWILVLGAVFGFSSYGPIALFGVIANESAPPNLCGTSHAIVGLMANVGGFLAGLPFSTIAKHYSWSTAFWVAEVICAASTGAFFLLRNIRTKMGRVPKKAE from the exons ATGGCGGCCCGAGGCTACGGCTATTACCGCACTGTGATCTTCTCGGCCATGTTTGGAGGCTACAGCCTGTACTACTTCAACCGCAAGACCTTCTCTTTTGTCATGCCGTCGCTGGTGGAGGAGGTCCCTCTGGACAAGGATGACTTGG GGCTCATCACCAGCAGCCAGTCGGCAGCCTACGCCATCAGCAAGTTTGTGAGCGGGGTGCTGTCTGACCAGATGAGTGCTCGTTGGCTCTTTTCTTCCGGGCTTCTCCTGGTTGGCCTGGTCAACGTAGTCTTTTCCTGGAGCTCCGCAGTACCCGTCTTTGCTGCTCTCTGGTTCCTCAATGGCCTGGCACAGGGGCTGGGCTGGCCCCCATGTGGCAAGGTCCTGCGGAAG TGGTTTGAGCCATCTCAATTTGGCACTTGGTGGGCCGTCCTATCAACAAGCATGAACCTGGCTGGAGGGCTGGGCCCCATCCTGGCAACCATCCTCGCCCAGAGCTATAGCTGGCGCAGCACGCTGGCCCTGTCTGGGGCACTGTGTGTGGTTGtctccttcctctgtctcctgcTCATCCACAATGAACCTGCTGATGTTGGACTCCGCAACCTGGACCCCACCCCCTCCAAGGGCAAGAAGG gctcccTGAAGGAGGAGAGTACCTTACAGCAGCTGCTGCTGACCCCCTACCTGTGGGTGCTCTCCACTGGCTACCTTGTGGTGTTTGGAGTAAAGACGTGCTGTACTGACTGGGGCCAGTTCTTCCTTATCCAGGAGAGAGGACAGTCAGCCCTCGTGG GCAGCTCCTACATGAGTGCCCTGGAGGTTGGGGGCCTTGTAGGCAGCATCGCAGCTGGCTACCTGTCAGACCGGGCCATGGCCAAG GCGCGGCTGTCCATGTACGGGAGCCCCCGCCATGGCTTGCTGCTGTTCATGATGGCTGGCATGACAGTGTCCATGTACCTCTTCCGGGTAACTGTGACCAGTGACTCCCCCAAG CTCTGGATCCTGGTGTTGGGAGCTGTGTTTGGTTTCTCCTCTTATGGTCCCATTGCCTTGTTCGGAGTTATAGCCAATGAGAGTGCCCCTCCCAACTTGTGTGGCACCTCCCATGCCATTGTGGGACTCATGGCCAATG TGGGCGGCTTTCTGGCTGGGTTGCCCTTCAGCACCATTGCGAAGCATTACAGCTGGAGCACAGCGTTCTGGGTGGCTGAAGTGATCTGTGCAGCCAGCACAGGTGCCTTCTTCCTTCTACGAAACATCCGCACCAAGATGGGCCGAGTGCCCAAGAAGGCTGAGTGA